A single region of the Pontibacter kalidii genome encodes:
- a CDS encoding LLM class flavin-dependent oxidoreductase, with protein sequence MNNKKIAYSILELAIVSQGETIQQTLQNSLALAKEAEAHNYKRIWFAEHHNSDNIGSSATSLLMGYVAENTSTIRVGSGGVMLPNHSPLIIAEQFGTLAHLYPGRIDLGLGRAPGTDQATARAIRSDFMEAAHSFPREIEKIQQYFSLENKGAKVRAPIAEGTDVPLYVLGSTTDSAHIAAEKGLPYAFASHFASTHLHNALRIYEQEFQPSGFLEKPYTIAGVNALVADTDEEAEKLFTSLIRMFVGVLTGSREPLQPPTEMTEELKQVLQHPTLQQMLRYSFVGSKQTVKTQIQEFLEETGVDELITVSNIYNLEDRLKSTRLFAEIMLEINEGI encoded by the coding sequence ATGAATAACAAAAAGATAGCCTATTCCATTTTAGAACTTGCCATTGTTTCCCAGGGGGAAACCATACAGCAGACCCTGCAAAATTCACTGGCATTGGCAAAAGAAGCGGAAGCACATAACTACAAACGCATATGGTTTGCCGAGCATCACAACTCAGACAATATTGGCAGTAGCGCCACCTCACTGCTCATGGGATACGTGGCGGAAAACACTTCTACCATCCGGGTAGGTTCAGGTGGTGTGATGCTTCCCAATCATTCGCCCTTGATTATAGCAGAACAGTTTGGGACTTTGGCCCATTTATACCCGGGCCGCATTGATTTAGGTCTCGGAAGGGCGCCTGGCACCGACCAGGCAACGGCCCGTGCTATCCGGTCAGACTTTATGGAGGCTGCCCATTCTTTTCCCCGGGAAATAGAAAAAATTCAGCAGTATTTCTCCTTAGAAAATAAAGGGGCAAAAGTAAGGGCTCCCATTGCAGAAGGCACCGATGTTCCGCTGTATGTATTAGGCTCTACGACCGATAGTGCACATATAGCGGCTGAAAAGGGACTGCCTTACGCATTTGCCAGCCATTTTGCATCCACGCATTTACACAACGCTTTACGAATCTATGAGCAGGAGTTTCAGCCTTCCGGGTTCTTAGAGAAACCCTATACCATTGCCGGTGTGAATGCTTTGGTTGCTGATACCGATGAAGAAGCCGAAAAGCTATTCACCTCCTTGATCAGAATGTTTGTGGGGGTATTAACCGGATCCAGAGAACCATTACAGCCACCAACCGAAATGACCGAAGAGTTGAAACAAGTATTGCAGCATCCAACTTTACAGCAAATGCTCCGGTATTCCTTTGTAGGTAGTAAGCAAACGGTGAAAACCCAAATTCAGGAATTTCTGGAAGAAACGGGAGTGGATGAATTGATCACTGTATCTAACATATACAACCTGGAAGACCGTTTAAAATCAACACGATTATTTGCAGAAATAATGCTGGAAATAAATGAGGGCATATAG
- a CDS encoding TolC family protein, translated as MNFKSLALSLVFLFLAIGAFAQQETRVLTIEELFTLAEENSQQLQVSRTGIEIASQRSEVAKTQKRPSLSASLTGSYIGNARILDTEFKEVANVDMPHFGNSFAVQASQVIFKGGAINKGIEAAALNQEVAQLTFEKNRADIKLLLVGRYADTYRLLNQREAYQRNIDLAKLRLQNIQNLYKEGMLTRNDVIRSELQITNLNMALQEVNNNLAIANQQLAQIVGLPASTFIVPDSSFIQTLPQVQNYDTYLTQALNDFPDIKAGQVNIEIAQKNLEIAKADRLPTISLQAGNSTVRPITSSNPVVDMYSQGWNAGVGVSFNISSLYNARHTIGVARAQEVQQQELLTLQRQHLENEVNSAFIKHNEARERSKSFEQGVRLANENYRIVEKKYLANLALLADMLDATNAKLDAELQKANADANIMYTYYQLERLAGNL; from the coding sequence ATGAATTTTAAATCCTTAGCTCTGAGTCTTGTATTTCTCTTTCTTGCTATTGGGGCTTTCGCGCAGCAGGAGACGAGAGTGTTGACGATAGAGGAGCTCTTTACACTGGCAGAGGAGAACAGCCAGCAGCTGCAGGTGTCGCGGACAGGTATAGAAATAGCCAGCCAGCGCAGCGAAGTAGCTAAAACCCAGAAAAGACCAAGCCTGAGTGCCAGCCTTACCGGAAGCTACATTGGCAATGCCCGTATCCTGGATACAGAATTTAAAGAAGTGGCCAATGTAGATATGCCCCACTTTGGTAACTCGTTTGCGGTGCAGGCCAGCCAGGTTATTTTCAAAGGAGGTGCCATCAACAAGGGTATTGAGGCCGCAGCGCTCAACCAAGAGGTGGCGCAGCTTACTTTTGAGAAGAACAGGGCAGACATCAAACTGCTGCTGGTGGGCCGCTATGCGGACACGTATCGCTTGCTGAACCAGCGGGAAGCCTACCAGCGCAACATTGACCTAGCAAAACTGCGCCTGCAGAACATCCAGAACCTGTACAAGGAAGGTATGCTGACCCGCAACGACGTGATTCGAAGCGAGCTGCAGATCACGAACCTGAACATGGCCCTGCAGGAGGTAAACAACAACCTGGCCATTGCCAACCAGCAGTTAGCTCAGATAGTGGGGCTGCCTGCCAGCACCTTCATTGTCCCTGATTCTTCCTTTATTCAAACCCTGCCGCAGGTGCAGAACTATGACACGTACCTGACCCAGGCCCTCAACGACTTCCCGGATATAAAAGCAGGACAGGTAAACATTGAGATTGCCCAAAAGAACCTGGAGATAGCCAAAGCAGACAGACTGCCGACGATAAGCCTGCAGGCCGGAAACTCTACAGTAAGGCCGATAACCAGCTCAAACCCTGTGGTGGATATGTACTCGCAGGGCTGGAACGCCGGTGTGGGTGTCAGTTTCAATATTTCCTCGCTTTATAACGCCAGGCACACTATCGGTGTGGCCAGAGCGCAGGAGGTGCAACAGCAGGAACTATTAACGCTGCAACGCCAGCACCTCGAAAACGAAGTGAACAGCGCCTTTATTAAGCACAACGAGGCCAGGGAGCGAAGTAAAAGCTTTGAGCAGGGCGTGCGCCTGGCCAACGAGAACTACCGCATCGTGGAAAAGAAATACCTGGCCAACCTGGCCCTGCTTGCTGATATGCTCGACGCCACCAATGCCAAGCTGGATGCGGAGCTGCAGAAGGCCAATGCCGATGCCAACATCATGTATACTTATTACCAATTAGAACGCTTAGCCGGAAACCTTTAA
- a CDS encoding MarR family winged helix-turn-helix transcriptional regulator, with translation MTDTKNENFENFLHGLAKVASAMKGFMRQKFKEHDINITFEMLQVLRFLWEKDGVNQQEIADAILKDKASLTYLIDNLVRRKLVQRTEDSHDRRNKIITLTKEGQQMRDLIQPWIVEMYQIAGIGLPAELLGNGLALFDAISRNFEQHYE, from the coding sequence ATGACAGATACTAAAAACGAAAATTTTGAAAACTTCCTGCACGGGTTAGCGAAGGTTGCGTCGGCTATGAAGGGGTTCATGCGCCAAAAATTCAAGGAGCATGACATCAATATCACCTTCGAGATGCTGCAGGTGCTCCGGTTTCTGTGGGAGAAGGATGGGGTGAACCAGCAGGAAATAGCGGATGCTATACTTAAAGACAAAGCCAGCCTGACTTACCTGATCGATAACTTGGTACGACGCAAGCTGGTGCAGCGAACGGAAGATAGCCACGACCGCCGTAACAAGATCATTACCTTAACGAAAGAAGGCCAGCAGATGCGGGATCTGATCCAGCCCTGGATTGTGGAAATGTATCAGATTGCCGGTATAGGGTTACCCGCTGAGTTACTAGGCAACGGCCTGGCTTTATTTGATGCAATCTCTCGAAATTTTGAGCAGCATTACGAATAA
- a CDS encoding HlyD family secretion protein, producing the protein MSQDTNAHAAHSKPKKRKTGQILLNLLLLVAIAGGLIWVAGLYFDFSKNEVTNDAQVEQFINPINARVGGYIDQIRFTEHQPVKKGDTLVIINDNEIRIQLAQAEAALLDAQANRNVTSSSVNTVSNNIAVSEANIAEARARLWNVEQNYKRYESLLKDEAVTRQQYEQMKTEYDAARARLAALERQKQTTQLSTKEVSSRLAVNDANIKRAEAALDMAKLNLSYTFITAPYDGVMGRRTIQEGQLIQPGQALANIVRSDQVWVVANYKETQTGNLSVGQPIEITVDAIRGRVFKGKITAISEATGAKYSAVPVDNSTGNFVKVQQRIPVRIEFTEANTKEDLEKLRAGMNVEVKAIL; encoded by the coding sequence ATGTCACAAGACACAAACGCGCACGCTGCGCATTCAAAGCCCAAGAAACGTAAAACAGGGCAAATCTTACTTAATCTTTTACTGCTGGTAGCCATCGCAGGCGGGCTGATCTGGGTAGCCGGCTTATACTTTGATTTCAGCAAGAACGAGGTGACCAACGATGCGCAGGTAGAACAGTTCATCAACCCGATCAACGCCCGGGTGGGTGGCTACATCGACCAGATCCGCTTCACTGAGCATCAGCCGGTCAAGAAGGGCGATACGCTCGTGATCATCAACGACAATGAGATCCGCATTCAGCTGGCACAGGCTGAAGCCGCTTTGCTTGATGCCCAGGCTAATAGAAACGTGACCAGCTCCAGCGTGAACACGGTGAGCAACAACATTGCCGTATCGGAGGCCAACATCGCCGAAGCCAGAGCCCGGCTCTGGAACGTGGAGCAGAATTATAAACGCTACGAAAGCCTGCTGAAAGATGAAGCCGTGACGCGCCAGCAATACGAGCAAATGAAAACGGAGTACGATGCGGCCCGGGCCCGATTGGCTGCGCTGGAGCGCCAGAAGCAGACCACGCAGCTTTCCACCAAAGAAGTCAGCTCCAGGCTGGCAGTGAACGATGCCAACATCAAGCGAGCCGAAGCTGCCCTGGACATGGCAAAACTGAACCTGTCATACACCTTTATCACAGCCCCTTATGATGGCGTGATGGGTCGTCGCACGATTCAGGAAGGCCAGCTGATACAGCCAGGTCAGGCGCTGGCCAACATTGTCCGCAGTGATCAGGTGTGGGTAGTGGCCAACTACAAAGAAACGCAGACAGGAAACCTGTCAGTAGGCCAACCCATTGAAATCACCGTGGATGCCATACGAGGCAGGGTCTTTAAAGGGAAGATAACTGCCATTTCAGAGGCAACAGGTGCCAAATACTCGGCTGTTCCGGTAGATAACTCCACGGGTAACTTCGTGAAAGTGCAGCAGCGTATCCCGGTGCGCATCGAGTTTACAGAAGCGAACACCAAAGAAGACCTTGAGAAGCTGCGGGCAGGCATGAACGTAGAGGTAAAAGCAATTTTATAA
- a CDS encoding efflux MFS transporter permease, translating to MSEVRKGLFNDWVPKPVGLLVILVLTITALTTNGLYTANINDMVSGLGSMSEYMMMANYASVIGMMVVFPFLLKIKAYLKGRTILLLSLSGMLLLSVVCALTTSPAVLIISNLMIGSLKIIAMMEVIIPIMMIISPDGNRGRFYATFYPISIILGQLGAYFSAELSFAYGWEYAYYFMMPGLLVSLLLVVICYHNDRTMPYAPLKGLDLISFFLVTTSLMLLNYVLVFARVEDYFSSVYIQGAAIGFVITMLLFIRRQLTAEQPYLDLRMLKIRNVWASNVMVFLTGLFLSAGAIQSALTSGILKYSAQVNAELNLWMIPGVIVGGLLLFFWNKYEHNHKGLILIGFGAFVLGFLLLYTKVNPGAGMHDFYMASALRGFGMVVLFAGLGVYNAVGLQMMDMLSSAAILVVVRSFLGPAFFAALISYGMYQGQVENLQQLAQHMDVTNAAVTARAATSGGTLGLYGAAMPQAVLVTAQEMLGYVAMAGLWIMLVVVLFRFGRMNRRRLVNWRKKWRSIVGVPAVTG from the coding sequence ATGTCGGAAGTAAGAAAAGGACTTTTTAACGATTGGGTACCAAAGCCGGTGGGGCTGCTGGTGATTCTGGTGCTCACGATAACGGCGCTCACCACCAACGGCCTCTACACAGCCAACATCAACGACATGGTCAGCGGCCTCGGTTCTATGTCCGAGTACATGATGATGGCCAACTATGCCTCCGTTATAGGCATGATGGTGGTCTTCCCGTTTCTGCTTAAGATCAAAGCCTATTTAAAAGGACGTACCATCCTGCTTCTATCTTTGAGCGGCATGTTGCTGTTGTCGGTGGTCTGCGCGCTGACCACTTCTCCGGCGGTGCTTATAATCAGCAACCTGATGATAGGTTCTCTGAAAATTATCGCGATGATGGAGGTGATTATCCCAATCATGATGATAATCAGTCCGGATGGCAACCGTGGCCGTTTTTACGCAACCTTCTATCCTATAAGTATTATACTGGGGCAGTTGGGAGCCTATTTTTCAGCTGAGCTCTCTTTTGCCTATGGTTGGGAGTATGCTTATTATTTTATGATGCCGGGGCTGCTGGTCAGTTTGCTGCTGGTGGTCATCTGTTACCACAACGACCGGACAATGCCTTATGCCCCCTTGAAAGGTTTGGATCTGATAAGCTTCTTTTTGGTGACGACATCGCTGATGCTGCTCAACTATGTGCTGGTCTTTGCACGCGTGGAAGATTACTTCAGTTCGGTCTATATACAGGGCGCTGCCATAGGTTTTGTGATCACGATGTTGCTCTTCATTAGACGGCAACTAACAGCTGAACAACCTTACCTGGACCTTAGAATGCTTAAGATCCGGAATGTGTGGGCCAGTAATGTCATGGTCTTTCTGACAGGGTTGTTTCTTTCAGCAGGCGCTATTCAGAGTGCGCTTACATCAGGTATATTGAAGTATAGTGCTCAAGTCAATGCTGAACTTAACCTGTGGATGATACCAGGCGTGATAGTTGGTGGCCTGCTGCTCTTTTTCTGGAACAAGTACGAACACAACCATAAAGGGCTGATTCTGATTGGATTTGGGGCATTTGTTTTAGGTTTTCTGCTGCTCTACACCAAAGTAAACCCGGGCGCAGGCATGCATGACTTTTACATGGCTTCTGCTCTCCGGGGCTTTGGCATGGTAGTGCTCTTTGCGGGGCTGGGTGTGTATAATGCTGTCGGCTTGCAGATGATGGATATGCTGTCATCTGCCGCCATACTGGTGGTCGTGCGCTCCTTTCTGGGTCCTGCTTTTTTCGCAGCACTTATTTCCTATGGCATGTACCAGGGACAGGTGGAGAACCTCCAGCAACTGGCCCAGCACATGGACGTAACCAATGCTGCCGTGACGGCGCGCGCTGCTACTTCTGGCGGAACGTTGGGACTCTATGGCGCAGCTATGCCACAGGCCGTGCTGGTTACGGCCCAGGAGATGCTGGGCTATGTGGCCATGGCCGGGCTTTGGATCATGCTAGTGGTAGTGCTTTTCCGGTTTGGCAGAATGAACCGCCGGCGTTTGGTCAACTGGCGCAAGAAG